One genomic window of Halogeometricum sp. S3BR5-2 includes the following:
- a CDS encoding CDC48 family AAA ATPase, with protein sequence MKLIVKPLKQKDAGRGLAAIDREAAEELGLEGGDYIRIDGDGGTAIARVWPGYPEDRETGVIRIDGRLRQQANVGIDDRVQVERADVKPAKTVSIALPQNLRIGGNVGTYIRDKLSGQPVTKGQSIQLPLGFGFMTSSNQSVPVKVASTQPQGTVVITDSTEVQISQKPAEEIHGSGEGGSGEGPSVTYEDIGGLDRELEQVREMIELPMRHPELFKRLGIEPPKGVLLHGPPGTGKTLIAKAVANEIDASFHTISGPEIMSKYYGESEEQLREIFEEAEESAPAIVFIDEIDSIAPKRGEAGGDVERRVVAQLLSLMDGLDERGEVVVIGATNRVDAIDPALRRGGRFDREIEIGVPDREGRKEILQVHTRSMPTAEGVDLDEYADITHGFVGADVESLAKEAAMNALRRIRPQLDLDSDEIDTEVLESLEVRDDDFKDAMKGIEPSALREVFVEVPDVTWEDVGGLEATKERLRETIQWPLEYPEVFEQMDMQSAKGVMLYGPPGTGKTLLAKAVANESESNFISVKGPELLNKYVGESEKGVREIFKKARENAPTVVFFDEIDSIATERGRNSGDSGVSERVVSQLLTELDGLESLEDVVVIATTNRPDLIDSALLRPGRLDRHVHVPVPDEEARRAIFGVHTEHKPLADDVDLDKLARKTEGYVGADIEAVCREASMAASREFIRSVSREEVTESIGNVRVTMEHFETALDEVPPSVTEETRRRYEEIEERFQKSDVEREPEAEVGRTFQ encoded by the coding sequence ATGAAACTCATCGTCAAACCACTGAAGCAGAAGGACGCCGGACGCGGACTCGCGGCTATCGACCGCGAGGCCGCCGAAGAGCTCGGTTTAGAGGGCGGCGACTACATCCGCATCGACGGCGACGGCGGCACCGCCATCGCGCGCGTGTGGCCGGGCTACCCCGAGGACCGCGAGACGGGCGTCATCCGCATCGACGGCCGACTCCGCCAGCAGGCGAACGTCGGCATCGACGACCGCGTGCAGGTCGAGCGCGCGGACGTCAAGCCCGCCAAGACGGTCTCCATCGCGCTCCCGCAGAACCTCCGCATCGGCGGCAACGTCGGGACGTACATCCGCGATAAGCTCTCGGGTCAGCCCGTCACGAAGGGCCAGAGCATCCAGCTTCCCCTCGGGTTCGGCTTCATGACCTCCTCGAACCAGTCGGTCCCGGTGAAGGTCGCCTCCACGCAGCCGCAGGGGACGGTCGTCATCACCGACTCCACGGAGGTCCAGATCAGCCAGAAGCCCGCCGAGGAGATTCACGGCTCCGGCGAGGGCGGCAGCGGCGAGGGCCCGTCGGTCACCTACGAGGACATCGGCGGCCTCGACCGCGAACTGGAGCAGGTCAGAGAGATGATCGAGCTCCCGATGCGCCACCCGGAACTGTTCAAGCGCCTCGGCATCGAACCGCCGAAGGGTGTGCTCCTGCACGGCCCGCCGGGCACCGGGAAGACGCTCATCGCCAAGGCCGTCGCCAACGAGATAGACGCCAGCTTCCACACCATCTCCGGCCCGGAGATCATGTCGAAGTACTACGGCGAATCGGAGGAGCAGCTCCGCGAGATATTCGAGGAGGCCGAGGAGAGCGCCCCCGCCATCGTCTTCATCGACGAGATAGACTCCATCGCGCCGAAGCGCGGTGAAGCGGGCGGCGACGTGGAGCGACGCGTCGTCGCGCAGTTGCTCAGCCTGATGGACGGGCTCGACGAACGCGGCGAGGTCGTCGTCATCGGCGCGACCAACCGCGTCGACGCCATCGACCCCGCCCTCCGCCGCGGCGGCCGGTTCGACCGCGAGATCGAAATCGGCGTGCCGGACCGCGAGGGCCGCAAGGAGATACTGCAGGTCCACACGCGCAGCATGCCCACCGCCGAGGGCGTCGACCTCGACGAGTACGCCGACATCACGCACGGCTTCGTCGGCGCCGACGTCGAGAGCCTCGCCAAGGAGGCCGCGATGAACGCCCTGCGGCGCATCCGCCCGCAGTTGGACCTCGACTCCGACGAGATAGACACCGAGGTGCTGGAGTCCTTAGAGGTCCGCGACGACGACTTCAAGGACGCGATGAAGGGCATCGAGCCCTCCGCGCTCCGCGAGGTGTTCGTCGAAGTCCCCGACGTGACGTGGGAGGACGTGGGCGGCCTCGAAGCCACCAAAGAGCGCCTCCGCGAGACCATCCAGTGGCCGCTGGAGTACCCCGAGGTGTTCGAGCAGATGGACATGCAGTCCGCCAAGGGCGTGATGCTGTACGGCCCGCCGGGGACGGGGAAGACCCTGCTCGCGAAGGCCGTCGCCAACGAGTCCGAGTCCAACTTCATCTCCGTGAAGGGGCCGGAACTGCTCAACAAGTACGTCGGCGAGTCCGAGAAGGGCGTCCGCGAGATATTCAAGAAGGCACGCGAGAACGCCCCGACGGTGGTGTTCTTCGACGAGATAGACTCCATCGCCACCGAACGCGGTCGTAACTCGGGCGACTCGGGCGTCTCCGAGCGCGTCGTCTCGCAACTCCTGACCGAACTCGACGGCCTCGAATCGCTCGAGGACGTGGTCGTCATCGCGACGACGAACCGACCCGACCTCATCGACTCGGCCCTGCTCCGCCCCGGCCGACTCGACCGGCACGTCCACGTGCCGGTGCCCGACGAGGAGGCCCGTCGCGCCATCTTCGGCGTCCACACCGAGCACAAACCGCTCGCGGACGACGTCGACCTCGACAAACTCGCGCGGAAGACGGAGGGCTACGTCGGCGCCGACATCGAGGCGGTCTGCCGCGAGGCGTCGATGGCCGCCAGCCGCGAGTTCATCCGCAGCGTGAGTCGCGAGGAGGTCACGGAGTCCATCGGCAACGTTCGCGTCACGATGGAGCACTTCGAGACGGCCCTCGACGAGGTTCCCCCGAGCGTCACGGAGGAGACGCGCCGCCGCTACGAGGAGATCGAAGAGCGGTTCCAGAAGAGCGACGTGGAGCGCGAACCCGAGGCCGAGGTCGGCCGGACGTTCCAGTAA
- a CDS encoding Hsp20/alpha crystallin family protein has translation MSTQQFAGGDERFLRRYEYENEWVIAADTGAFDGDVSVDVVGTTAIVVAESGDTITETEFELPGEDVAVATNNGVLTITVQK, from the coding sequence ATGAGTACGCAACAGTTCGCCGGCGGAGACGAGCGGTTCCTCCGCCGCTACGAGTACGAGAACGAGTGGGTCATCGCCGCCGACACGGGCGCGTTCGACGGCGACGTGAGCGTCGACGTGGTCGGAACGACCGCCATCGTCGTCGCCGAATCGGGCGATACAATTACCGAGACGGAATTCGAACTCCCCGGTGAGGACGTAGCGGTCGCCACGAACAACGGCGTACTCACCATCACCGTTCAAAAATGA
- the bcp gene encoding thioredoxin-dependent thiol peroxidase: MLSVGDEAPDFELENQDGETVSLSEFEGEYVVVYFYPRANTPGCTTEACEFRDAYDEFGDRGVTVLGISDDPISDLKAFEDDHDLPFPLLSDEDGSVASAYDSYGEKNMFGDTFDGVFRNTYVVGPDGEIAFAYEGVSPEGHAEQILSDLDEAGA; encoded by the coding sequence ATGCTCAGCGTCGGCGACGAGGCGCCGGATTTCGAGTTGGAGAATCAGGACGGCGAGACGGTGTCGCTCTCGGAGTTCGAGGGCGAGTACGTCGTCGTCTACTTCTACCCCCGCGCGAACACGCCGGGGTGCACCACCGAGGCCTGCGAGTTCCGCGACGCCTACGACGAGTTCGGAGACCGCGGCGTCACCGTCCTCGGAATCAGCGACGACCCCATCTCGGACCTCAAGGCGTTCGAGGACGACCACGACCTGCCGTTCCCCCTCCTCTCCGACGAGGACGGGTCGGTCGCCTCGGCGTACGACTCCTACGGCGAGAAGAACATGTTCGGCGACACCTTCGACGGCGTCTTCCGCAACACGTACGTCGTCGGACCGGACGGAGAGATAGCGTTCGCCTACGAAGGCGTCTCCCCGGAGGGACACGCCGAGCAGATTCTCTCGGACCTCGACGAAGCGGGCGCGTAA